From Woronichinia naegeliana WA131, the proteins below share one genomic window:
- a CDS encoding IS110 family transposase, whose translation MSEKEAILGIDISKEKFSAALLKGEKKSQVKEFANNLEGFEQLKKWLEQNQLEKVHACLEATSNYGHSVATYLHSLDHIVSIVNPARIKGFAQSRLSRTKNDQADATTIARFCLALKPQAWTPPSPEMAQLQSYSRRLRALEQMATQEKNRLKTTVDESLIEDIEAHLVFLETQIDNVKKRQKELLNEYSSLKSQADLLTSIVGIGEPTAMTILAEIGDINQFSSARQLAAFAGLTPQEHQSGTSVKGKTRLCKIGNPHLRKALYFPALSSMRHCSPMKDLRERFLEAGKNKMQIVGVVMHKLIRIVYGVLKSGKPFDQTKLALPNVVLEEETDFLPASP comes from the coding sequence ATGAGCGAAAAAGAAGCCATTCTCGGCATAGATATTAGTAAAGAAAAATTCTCAGCCGCCTTACTCAAAGGAGAGAAAAAAAGTCAGGTTAAAGAATTTGCCAATAACCTTGAAGGGTTCGAGCAACTCAAAAAATGGTTGGAGCAAAACCAACTTGAAAAAGTTCATGCCTGCTTAGAAGCCACCAGTAACTACGGCCATTCAGTAGCAACTTATTTACACAGTTTAGATCACATTGTCAGTATTGTTAATCCTGCCCGAATTAAAGGATTTGCTCAAAGTCGCTTGAGTCGAACAAAAAATGATCAAGCCGATGCCACAACTATTGCACGATTCTGTTTGGCACTTAAACCACAAGCCTGGACACCCCCAAGTCCAGAAATGGCGCAATTACAGTCCTATAGTCGTCGTTTAAGAGCTTTAGAGCAGATGGCAACTCAAGAAAAAAATCGTTTAAAAACAACAGTTGATGAGAGTCTCATAGAAGATATTGAAGCTCATCTTGTGTTTCTAGAAACTCAAATTGACAATGTAAAAAAGCGACAAAAAGAATTGTTGAACGAATATAGTTCTCTAAAAAGTCAAGCAGATTTATTGACTTCGATTGTAGGAATTGGTGAGCCGACAGCAATGACCATTCTGGCAGAAATTGGCGATATTAATCAGTTTTCTTCTGCTCGTCAATTAGCCGCATTTGCGGGTTTAACCCCTCAAGAGCATCAATCGGGAACCTCTGTTAAAGGGAAAACTCGGTTGTGTAAAATTGGTAATCCTCATTTACGTAAGGCTCTTTATTTTCCTGCCTTGAGTTCTATGCGTCATTGTTCTCCCATGAAGGATTTGCGAGAACGGTTTTTAGAGGCAGGAAAAAACAAGATGCAGATAGTTGGGGTCGTGATGCACAAACTCATTCGGATTGTTTACGGGGTTCTCAAGTCAGGGAAACCGTTTGACCAGACTAAGTTGGCTCTTCCTAACGTTGTTTTAGAGGAGGAAACTGATTTTTTGCCTGCTTCCCCTTGA
- a CDS encoding IS1 family transposase — protein MWGSTSANLDLFVLIKILVAKYGMWVVTLCQWNDVEAELDEMWGFVKSKKEQRWLWHAIDHKTGEILAYVLSGHKDEAFLRLKELLEPFGITQYYTDGWGAYERHIEPALHEVGKYNTQKIERKHLTLRTRIKRLARKTICFSKSIVMHDIVLGLFINRFEFGCLI, from the coding sequence TTGTGGGGAAGCACTTCTGCTAATCTAGACTTGTTCGTATTAATTAAAATTCTTGTTGCCAAGTACGGAATGTGGGTTGTAACGCTCTGCCAATGGAATGACGTGGAAGCAGAACTCGACGAAATGTGGGGTTTTGTGAAGAGCAAAAAAGAGCAAAGATGGTTATGGCACGCTATTGATCATAAGACAGGTGAGATATTAGCTTATGTTTTGTCTGGTCACAAAGACGAAGCATTTCTAAGGCTAAAAGAGTTGTTAGAACCTTTTGGTATTACTCAATATTATACAGATGGATGGGGGGCTTACGAACGACATATTGAGCCAGCATTGCATGAGGTGGGTAAGTATAATACTCAAAAAATCGAACGAAAGCACTTGACATTGAGAACTCGAATAAAGAGATTAGCGAGAAAAACGATTTGTTTCTCCAAATCTATTGTGATGCACGATATTGTCCTTGGATTATTTATCAATCGCTTTGAATTTGGATGTCTTATTTAG
- a CDS encoding IS630 family transposase, whose product MIKLEFTEEDKRLLSYGRFNHPHPRVQLKMEVLWLKSQGLSHQKIAQFAGVSVNTVTSYIRDYQEGGIEKLKEIKFNRPKSELTEHQGTIEAYFESNPPATINEAVKRIEELTGIKRSPTQVRKFLKSIGMRCLKVGTIPSKADVEAQNSYREKELEPRLEEAKAGKRAVFFVDASHFVMGAFVNFIWCFKRIFIKSPSGRKRFNVLGALNAITHEVIMVTNSSYITGTQVCELLEKIAELGLLIPITLVLDNARYQKCRIVQELAESLGIELLYLPPYSPNLNLIERLWKFVKKKCLYAKYYEDFTQFSAAISGCLEDANVKYKEELDSLLTLRFQRFDKSQIMNV is encoded by the coding sequence ATGATTAAGTTAGAATTTACAGAAGAAGACAAAAGACTGTTGTCTTACGGTCGGTTTAATCACCCGCATCCTAGAGTGCAGCTAAAGATGGAAGTTTTATGGCTAAAAAGTCAGGGATTGTCTCATCAAAAAATTGCTCAATTCGCAGGAGTTTCAGTAAATACGGTGACAAGCTATATCCGTGATTATCAAGAGGGCGGGATAGAAAAACTAAAAGAAATAAAATTTAATCGCCCGAAAAGCGAGTTAACAGAGCATCAAGGGACAATTGAGGCATATTTTGAGTCAAATCCACCAGCAACAATAAATGAAGCAGTAAAAAGAATAGAAGAATTAACAGGAATAAAAAGAAGTCCGACGCAAGTCAGAAAATTTTTAAAGTCAATAGGAATGAGGTGTCTAAAGGTGGGAACAATTCCATCAAAAGCAGATGTAGAAGCTCAGAATAGCTATAGAGAAAAAGAGCTAGAACCAAGGCTAGAAGAGGCAAAAGCAGGAAAAAGGGCAGTTTTCTTTGTAGATGCCTCTCATTTTGTAATGGGAGCATTTGTAAATTTTATATGGTGCTTCAAGAGGATTTTTATTAAGTCACCATCAGGGAGAAAACGTTTTAATGTGTTAGGAGCATTAAATGCAATTACCCATGAAGTAATTATGGTAACGAACAGTTCTTATATTACGGGAACTCAGGTTTGTGAACTCCTAGAAAAGATAGCAGAATTAGGACTATTAATACCGATTACGTTGGTATTAGACAATGCTCGTTATCAAAAATGCCGAATTGTACAGGAGTTGGCAGAATCATTAGGAATAGAGTTACTGTACTTACCTCCTTATTCTCCTAACTTGAATTTAATTGAAAGACTGTGGAAGTTTGTGAAGAAGAAGTGTTTATACGCAAAATATTATGAAGATTTTACGCAGTTTTCTGCAGCAATTTCAGGATGTCTTGAGGATGCTAACGTAAAATATAAGGAGGAGCTTGATTCTCTGCTCACCTTACGATTTCAACGCTTTGATAAATCTCAGATTATGAACGTTTGA
- a CDS encoding Uma2 family endonuclease, with the protein MTVATSPPILTENQRFVLPGLHAWQDFKTIQGVIELQPGLRMTYLDGVIEFMTLGEYHESIKTLIGFLIEYYLFTQGIEFFPVGSATRESKEKSVSFEPDESYYLGEKQEHPDLAIEVNITSGSPQKLDKYQRLGIREVWIWQAEKLVIYTLEGDRYQKTPTSKLLPNLDIALLEECVMMPSRLEAIQRFTTR; encoded by the coding sequence ATGACCGTTGCCACTTCTCCGCCGATTCTTACTGAAAACCAACGTTTTGTCTTACCGGGTCTCCATGCCTGGCAGGATTTTAAGACGATTCAAGGAGTGATAGAACTGCAACCCGGACTGCGTATGACCTATCTAGACGGAGTAATTGAGTTCATGACCCTGGGTGAATACCACGAATCTATTAAAACGCTGATTGGATTTTTGATCGAATATTATCTGTTCACTCAAGGCATTGAATTTTTTCCTGTGGGTAGTGCGACCCGTGAATCTAAAGAGAAATCCGTCTCTTTTGAGCCAGATGAATCCTATTATCTAGGAGAAAAACAAGAGCATCCTGATTTGGCGATTGAAGTTAATATCACTAGTGGTAGTCCTCAAAAACTGGACAAATATCAACGGCTTGGTATTCGAGAAGTTTGGATTTGGCAAGCTGAAAAATTGGTGATTTACACTTTGGAAGGTGATCGCTACCAGAAAACTCCAACCAGTAAATTACTACCGAATTTAGATATTGCACTACTGGAGGAATGCGTAATGATGCCTTCCAGACTGGAGGCAATCCAACGGTTTACCACTCGATAA
- a CDS encoding IS1634 family transposase, whose translation MNNLNIKDLDHLGIVAGIIDEMGLVEIIDEEVGTHPQEKLSVGTIVKAMILNCLGCINAPLYLLSEFFKGKALEHLLGEGIKAEDLNDDKLGRSLDKVFGVGVKNRFTKIVLKAAAIFGIEQKSKHLDSTSMSVQGKYKERIEDEEDEQTKAIKIKFGYSRDKRPDLKQFMLNRAC comes from the coding sequence ATGAATAACCTAAATATTAAAGACCTCGACCACTTAGGAATCGTAGCGGGAATTATAGATGAAATGGGTTTAGTAGAAATTATCGATGAGGAAGTGGGAACTCATCCTCAAGAAAAGCTCAGTGTAGGTACAATAGTAAAAGCAATGATATTAAACTGCTTAGGATGTATCAATGCTCCGTTATATTTGTTGAGTGAGTTTTTTAAAGGAAAAGCATTAGAACACCTATTAGGAGAAGGAATAAAAGCAGAAGATTTAAATGATGACAAGCTAGGAAGGTCATTGGATAAGGTATTTGGAGTGGGGGTAAAAAACCGGTTCACGAAAATAGTCCTAAAAGCGGCAGCAATCTTTGGAATAGAACAAAAGTCAAAGCATTTAGACTCAACCTCAATGTCTGTACAAGGGAAGTATAAGGAAAGGATAGAAGATGAGGAAGACGAGCAGACAAAAGCCATAAAAATAAAATTTGGTTATTCCAGAGATAAACGACCAGACCTAAAACAGTTTATGTTAAATAGGGCTTGCTGA
- a CDS encoding IS1634 family transposase gives MGLVEIIDEEVGTHPQEKLSVGTIVKAMILNCLGCINAPLYLLSEFFKGKALEHLLGEGIKAEDLNDDKLGRSLDKVFGVGVKNRFTKIVLKAAAIFGIEQKSKHLDSTSMSVQGKYKERIEDEEDEQTKAIKIKFGYSRDKRPDLKQFMLNMICSGDGGVPLFMQLGDGNESDKKVFPQIIKDCQERLNMEGLSVMDGAFYTAENVGMARSIQWLSRVPLKEATETLANISEDQWQQGEQDGYRWQVRASEYGGEQQRWLVVESAQRLQSDNKAISQKIEKADKVVKKEWQKLCGQNFACEADALTEAQLWPKTLTYHQLSQVEVQTIPYYAKGGRPKQGATPLGFHYRLTGQLSLDSSCLEAASKRAGRFILATNVLDSQVLSPDQMLAEYKAQQNTERGFRFLKDPFFFASALFLKNPQRIMALMMIMVVSLLVYTLAQRRLRQALALAHQTIPNQKGKPTAIPTLLWVFQSFLFIRWLEIDGIQTIVNLTSKHKHILSFLGSSCQKYYFVS, from the coding sequence ATGGGTTTAGTAGAAATTATCGATGAGGAAGTGGGAACTCATCCTCAAGAAAAGCTCAGTGTAGGTACAATAGTAAAAGCAATGATATTAAACTGCTTAGGATGTATCAATGCTCCGTTATATTTGTTGAGTGAGTTTTTTAAAGGAAAAGCATTAGAACACCTATTAGGAGAAGGAATAAAAGCAGAAGATTTAAATGATGACAAGCTAGGAAGGTCATTGGATAAGGTATTTGGAGTGGGGGTAAAAAACCGGTTCACGAAAATAGTCCTAAAAGCGGCAGCAATCTTTGGAATAGAACAAAAGTCAAAGCATTTAGACTCAACCTCAATGTCTGTACAAGGGAAGTATAAGGAAAGGATAGAAGATGAGGAAGACGAGCAGACAAAAGCCATAAAAATAAAATTTGGTTATTCCAGAGATAAACGACCAGACCTAAAACAGTTTATGTTAAATATGATATGTAGTGGAGATGGTGGTGTCCCTCTCTTTATGCAATTAGGAGATGGCAATGAATCGGATAAAAAGGTGTTTCCCCAGATAATCAAAGACTGTCAAGAAAGGTTGAATATGGAAGGTTTATCGGTGATGGATGGAGCTTTTTATACGGCGGAAAATGTGGGCATGGCGAGGTCAATTCAATGGTTAAGTCGTGTCCCTCTGAAAGAAGCCACTGAGACTTTGGCAAATATATCAGAAGACCAATGGCAGCAGGGTGAACAGGACGGTTATCGTTGGCAAGTGAGGGCTTCGGAATATGGGGGTGAACAGCAACGATGGCTTGTGGTCGAAAGTGCTCAACGTCTCCAGTCCGATAATAAAGCTATAAGTCAAAAAATTGAGAAAGCCGATAAAGTTGTCAAAAAAGAATGGCAGAAACTTTGTGGACAGAATTTTGCTTGTGAGGCCGATGCTCTTACTGAGGCTCAACTCTGGCCAAAAACCTTGACTTATCATCAACTCAGTCAAGTTGAGGTTCAGACTATTCCTTACTATGCCAAGGGAGGAAGACCGAAACAAGGGGCTACCCCTCTCGGTTTTCATTACCGCTTAACTGGGCAATTAAGCCTTGATTCCTCTTGCTTGGAAGCCGCATCTAAACGGGCTGGACGTTTTATTTTAGCTACTAATGTTCTTGATTCTCAGGTTTTGAGTCCCGACCAGATGTTGGCTGAATATAAGGCTCAACAAAACACCGAGCGCGGCTTTCGCTTTCTCAAAGACCCTTTCTTTTTTGCCTCTGCTCTTTTTCTCAAGAATCCTCAACGCATTATGGCTTTGATGATGATTATGGTTGTCTCTTTATTGGTTTATACTTTGGCACAACGTCGCCTACGACAGGCTTTGGCTCTTGCCCATCAGACTATTCCTAATCAAAAGGGTAAACCGACCGCCATTCCCACTCTGCTTTGGGTCTTTCAGTCTTTTCTGTTTATCCGTTGGTTAGAGATTGACGGCATTCAAACTATCGTTAATTTGACCTCCAAACACAAACATATTCTTTCCTTTCTTGGCTCTTCATGTCAAAAGTACTACTTTGTCTCTTGA